The genomic stretch TGTTGTCTGTTGAAGGTAGTTTGATGAATGCAAACACTCAACTGAAGTGACAAGTAAAATGATTGCGCGCCAACGGCCTCAACTAATATCGAGGCGCAATCATCTAATGCAAAGTAAAATGGAGGATTTTAAAGTATTCTTAGAAGCTTAGGAGAAACCTATAACTATAGATCGTGTTAGCTATGAAAAGTAATCAATTGTGCAACAAAGATATTCTACCAAATTGACTACTCTAAAGCTCTTTCTTCTATCCATTATAATTTACTTTTAGTCTTTTTGAAATCAAGATATTGTACACTTTTAAAAGGTTTcgaaaagaaagaaactaatgaAATTCATGAAATGATCTACCAAAAAGTCATAAATAGTAAAATAGGAGTTTAAGGGTTGTCAAGCTTCATATACCATTGAGTTAGCATtgtctctctctttctttttgtaCATTTCTTTTATTGTCAATTGCTTTTGTTTTATTAGTGTGGAATAATTTTTCTTGTTGCATCTAAGTCTTACTTCAGGTTATATTCACTAGCCCTTTAGCTTTCTTTCAATCCTACAAATTCAAGTTCCATTAACATGGAGTTCTTCAGGAGTCTTTATTGTTCTCGTTGGAAACAAATTCTAGATGAAATCATAGAAGCTAAGCGGAAGAGACATTAGCCCTAAGTCTACCAAAAGTCTCAAATCCATTGGAGAATTCAACTTTGATAACTTATCAGCATAAACTATCATACTAGTCATTATGGAATTCTTTTCACCATTCAACTTCCCCAAGGAGCTATCTAAACTCTCACACCCTTCAGAACACTATGTTACAATCAAGCTATCATACTAGTCATTGTGGAATTCTTTTCACCATTCAACTTACAAAGCGCCGTCTAAACCCACACCATTCCAAACAGATAGTGTTACAATCCTAATGAATTACTGACTAATGAAAACCTCTCCATCGCCTACTCACCTGCCTAGAACATACCAATGACCACCTTCTTTGATGCTCTACATTGACCTCCACAAATAGTCGACTGGTATGGTTCCACCCTCCCAACAACTCTACCTCCTTGATTGAAGATCGGTTCATCCCTCTGCCCCCTTGTTGCCATGATCTGCATACGTTGCTTCATCCCACTACCATGCGGATTGCTAAAAAGTCATCATTCCGAATTACCTGTTTGTTGACAACTAACCATAATGATATGTTATTTCGATGCATATTTATTAGTTGAGTTTCCTCCTAACAATACTTCAAATTCTCGAGGACTAACAAATTGGAGGTCACTTTGATAGACATGATTGAATTCAGGCTCATTTGGAGAACGGTTGTGAGTTTTTATCCTTACCAATGCAAATCGGATGTGTAAAAGCCAGAGTAAAACAAGATGAATTCCACGCTTGCAGAATCACCTGATTACTCTGTTGCTCAGAAGAAAAATTAAGTGAACTTCCAAAGCAGCCCTTCATGAAGATCGATTGCTAGATAATCCACTTGGTTAATTTCTTATTCTTGGAGCAACTGAGGCATTAGAAAGCAAAATTGGAACCTTCTTCAATAAACAATTCGCCAAATCTAATATACACGGGGAACACAAGAAAGTACCTACCAGTTTACTGTCCTTGAGCAAGGCAAACAAAAATCTAATATACCTTCCTATTGCATTGGCCAGCAAATTCAAGGTCTTCCTTCATCTTGCAAGATATTGCATCGGCATACAATGGTTCGAAAATCTTCCAAACTTAGCTGCAAGAAAACCAAATCAGTGGTATATAtgactaaattggtatcagcttGCATATGTTGCATGGCAAAAACAAATATCTGTCAATAGATTAAGCGAATACATTCCAATAAAAGATGGACAGGAAGTTTGTTAAAGTCTACAACCCAATGATCTACTAAAATGATCATCTAAAGCATAATTAGCAACTAAAACAACTTGCATAAGTAACAGTCATTACTTTCTTTCGAAAATTATTTAGATAGGATCTTTCATTTAAAGACACCTCCATCAATATTATCCATAGAATGTAGAACTATAACCACCTCAATCAAGCAAGTATACTAGGGGGAAGGATTTGATTCTATTAAATTCCTGAGTCCTTCAAAAGTAAATCACCATTACTTTTAGCGGTCCTTTCTACAATCTATTAGCAAACATACAAAAATTTCGAAGATAATAGTTTCATGTATGATATTTACACCAAACACAGCAATTGCTATACCATGCCAACACAACTACTAGATCCAAAAGGAAGTCACTCCAGGAATCCTTTTCAAGAAAAGTATTGGTCAAATATACCGTGATTTTttgcaaataagaaaaaaataagaaaaccaAATTCCCAATTCACATTGGCCATCTTATCAAGTTAATTTTGTTACTTTTCAGTACATGTATACATAACATTTGTTCGTGCAATATTATCCTCAAAAATTCAAATGTTTAAGTGGCTTAGTCATTCCTAGTATAAGAAATCTAGCTGGCCGTCAaattaaagcaatacctttccATCTCCGTCACTGTCAAAGCACTGGATCATACTGAAAAGCTCATCCTCTGTCCAACTAAAATCATGAGCTAAGGCCAATCTATGTAGGTCACGTAGAGTGAGGTAGCCTTTACCAACTTCTGCATTCCAACAAAATAGCTTGGGAACTTAAAAAGAAAATTGAAATGGATAAAAAATTACTCTATTCTGTTCCTGTCATCAAATGTAGGACAAGCaggaagggaaaaaaaattgTAACCATTTCTCCAATCAAAAACTCAGTACAAAAAAAAGCATACACTTCAATGAGTGAGTCTGGCAAACAACAAACATGGAAACAacatttaaagaaataaaattaatcaTGTGGAATAATTACAAATAGGGTGTCAAACTATAAATAAGGTGTCAAACTGGACAAATTTGACACATAGCTAGATCAGGCTCGAAGGCAAGCTAAGCCGGAGAGCACCAGTCCCTCAAACCATGTTGAGCATGGCAAGCTCTCATGCTGCAAGGCACAACTCACGAGCTGAGTTCAGTCAGAATCTAGGCCAAGTTGTGCACAACCCTCAAGTCAGGTCAAGTGCAACCCACTTGTGTTGGGCACAACCAAAGCTCATGGTCCAATGGCCGACACCTATTCCACTTAATTGCATAAAACCCTCTACTTTTTAATTAAAAAGATTAATTAATAAGGCATTCTAGAAAGTTTgttattaaaataattcaaaatatattataattcGTAGAGTGACTCTAGATTGAAAAATACAAAATAGATTGAAGCATGCACAAAACCGAAAGTACCCCTTGTTTTAAAGAGAGGAGGATTCATTATTCATATGTAATTTAATGGTCGAAGGCAAATTAGAAGCTAAGTAATGGTAATTAAGAAttccaaaggaaaagaaagatgtCTCTTACATTACCTATAATATGTGGAAGTATCGACGTAATTTCACAATCATTCGATCTGACTATTAGGTGAAGGACAAAAGCGTTTAACAATTACAAGAACTAATCCTTTGAGGAGAAAGAACAACATAATAAGCCATTATATTTATGAATATGCTAGGGCAAGTGAATAATTATGGTTATTTATTTAATTTGGTTGGATCTTAAATCATAGCTGTACTTTTGGGTGTTTACTTATGAAGGTTACATAGATAGCATATGATGGCTGCTTAAACCATATATATGACTGCATAGATTGCCTGGGCTTGCATATCAAAGTTAGTTGTATATCGAGAACCAAATATGCTATATCTTTAGTTCCCTTGCCACATATTCCTACCCCTCTTCCAATGCATTTTTGTGTCATTGCTCAGTAGCAAAGATTACACCTGATTATGTCAAACTGTCATTTTAATTTATACTAGGAAAATTCCTACGGTTTATCTATTTGTTCCAGTTCTACAACTATATTTGCCTCACCTGTAGATATGCAAGATGGATACAAAGCCGAACATAATAATGGCACTACGAGTTCCAACCAGCTTTATTTTGGATCAAATTTCAGATAGGAACAGTTCATGGAAAAAAATATTTACCATCTAAGGTAAAGAAGTAAGCAACCATTTCATCTTCAGTTAGCTGTATTCGACTTTTCTTCTGTAaaatataaggaaaaataaatcatTAAGACATCAGAAACTTACAAGAACCATCACAATACATTTCATTCAAAAGAAGAATAACCAACCACAATCTTGTTCTTTTGCCTTCCAGAAGGTCTGTAATTGGTAATGCTGTCTTTCTTATGAAGACTAGAACTAGCTACAATAGTTTCAGAGTTTTGAGGGAATCCACTGAGAGTTTCACTTGAATCCACCAATCGTTCACCAATTGAGAGATCAATTGCCTACATATTAAGTTTTACTAAGTTGTACGTCTTGGATACTCAACTATACAAAAATAGATAACAACAAATGAATAACCTTTTTTTTCATATACCTGCTTTAAGGTAAAATCATCATCAAGCAATTCATCCAGCCCtcttgtttttgttttatttgtcAGTTTTGATAGTTTGGAAGAACCCTTTTGCTTTTCCTGATTCAGTTACAAGAATCATCAAGATGACTAAACAGCGTCAATAAAGAGCAGGTGGTTTACCGCAAGAAACAGCATCTAAATCAAGAGTGACTTTGCCACATTGAAAAGTATTGAAACTCTTCACCTGGTGTTGAGATTTAGTATATAAATAACCCATAGGTCACAAATAAACTGCTAAATAAAGGGTGGAAATACAGAAGCCCTAAACCAGTCATCAGCTACAGTTAGATGTAAAAGCACATCTATCTTGAACATTGAACCTTATAGGTCAGAAAGAGGAAATAAAACGGGTATTAATTTACTTCCATGTTTTGACGAGGGTCTCATTAGATCTTTCCAGATATGGTATCAATTAAACTACGCCAATTGGGTAAGAATAGGATAACTAAAATACTTGGGACTATTCCTCATGTAAACATCAGCTATGGGCATAAAAGAACAGTTAGATCGGGTAGTGCAAAAAATTAATCTAGAATTCTATTATATAAGCAATAAATCAATATAATGTGATAGTTTTAGAAATGGTTCATGCATAAATCTAGCACAATGAGTAGCGTTATGCCCAAACATAGCAAAATGTTAGTGTATTATATTAAAACAAAGCATCTGTTTAGATTCAATTGTCATTAACCATTTAATGATAATAAAGAAGAGCTCATCGTAAGGGTTGGCAGGTGAGGCATTCTCATCAGGTGGAATGAGCCAAAGACCTGATTGAAAGCTAAGGTTTTGTGCGGCTCACAACCTAGCAAGGTGCCATTCAGCTCAGCCATGCGACGGTGGATGAAACTGAAGCGAACAGCAAGGTAGTGACATTTGGTGAGTATCTCGATACAATCACCGACGACCCTTATGCCCAGTTTAATCCGAAGAGCAGATAATAGACAGATGAATCATCCCTTGAGGAAAAGGATTTGTCATGGAAAAGAATGGAAAAAAGCACTCGATGAGCTCGCGGTAGTGGTGAAGGGCGTGCTTGGGAGATGGAGTTGAACTTTTAAATATGGGAGGAAGGAAATGCTCTGCGTCGGACTTTGTGTTGATTAAAATCGGCTAAAAATCAATCCACAAATGGATTGTGATTCCATCCTTCTCCTAATTCTACATGTACTAAACGAAAGAAAGCATCTCAACGTTCGTGAAATCCACACTAATCTGTCCTCTGGAGTAAAGTGGACATTAGGGTTGGTTCCCTTGTTGAAGGAGGCAGGGTCTGTAATGGCAATGATTTGAAGAGTTTGGGGATGGATAATGGTGTCAAGGCAACGACAATCGGTTAGAGCATGAGGGCATGAAGAGCAATATATTGGTCATCATAAATCAAGAAGGGGATTTGGGGATGGTCCTCGTGGCCATTTATGGAGTACCCACAAGGGTTAAACGTGAAGCAGCAAACGAGCATGCATAGATTGATGGGGCAGATATCAACAATCTGATCATGTTGCCACTAGCAACATCACCTAACCTAACATCACCCTTTCTCCAGAATAACCCCCTCACAACAGCCAATCTAGCTCAATCATACACACCTCAACGGTGAATGTACCAGAGGCAGTAGTATAGGCATGCCAGCGTATAAGGAATTCAATAAAATGGCGCACAC from Zingiber officinale cultivar Zhangliang chromosome 5B, Zo_v1.1, whole genome shotgun sequence encodes the following:
- the LOC121985365 gene encoding uncharacterized protein LOC121985365, translating into MEQGASDGEMAISSDEGPGGATPEYERQRRVRIQENRAKLDALGLPGLSASLHGHSPLPSKHRERRERTKKKSAQRTGSLEDNDEDYQPSDSDRGREAEGTGESSSDDDECEEKEKKKRLRRKEKQKGSSKLSKLTNKTKTRGLDELLDDDFTLKQAIDLSIGERLVDSSETLSGFPQNSETIVASSSLHKKDSITNYRPSGRQKNKIVKKSRIQLTEDEMVAYFFTLDEVGKGYLTLRDLHRLALAHDFSWTEDELFSMIQCFDSDGDGKLSLEDFRTIVCRCNILQDEGRP